The following is a genomic window from Fusarium poae strain DAOMC 252244 chromosome Unknown contig_3, whole genome shotgun sequence.
GCATGTAGCTAATGCTCGCCCTAACAGTAATATGGAAATCTACAGTAGTTGACAAAGACGATTAGCTTAACCTAGACCTCAAGAGATCGtttttaaaagcttataacCTGTAGAAGTCAAGCTATAAATTACAGCCAGTGAAATACTTCTAGCCAATTAATTATATGTTAGTTTTGGAAAAGCCCATCTTTGATTCATCCTGCCCAAGATTAAATTATCCTTAAACAAGCATATAGACTACAAAGGCGCCGCATTTTCACTTCTGCACCAATCAGTGTCTCTGTATTCATACTCCACTTTTGGTCTCGTTGACGCCATCGCTTTGTGGTCTTTTTGTTCTCGGCAAGTATCACCGCGCTTTTATTCCTCACGATAGCCTAACCTTGGAGCCTTTGTTGTGTTCCTGCGCTCGGGTGTATTGCATCACTTGTGCACAACAGTCTCTGCAATCGTCAAAAGCCATCAACGCAGTCATGGTACCACATGAATGAAGTGTAACCAGCCACAGCTGGGGCAATGGGCGCAGAAGACAAAAGCTATGGGACACAACAAATGTATCTCTTCGAAACAAAGAACTCACGAATACTCAGGATGTCCAATACGGTCTTGGAATCGTAGATGCGGAGGAAAACCTCAGCCAACCATTCATAATCCAGCGGCTACAGCCCCCTGGGTCTATCTCCAGTCCAGACTCTAGTGTTGCATCAGCCAGGAAATATGATCCTCCTACAAACTTTCCCCCGCCTTTATCTCGTTTGCAATTTGAAGCCTTGCACAACGCTCCATTTACGTCTGACCGAGCACTCAAGCGTCGCAACGTGGATGATTACTCCGATGCACCAGAAGATCTTAATGCAAACGCGGAAGAGGTTGACGAAGGTAAGGAAGAGGCAATCACAGCATCCTGCTATACAGAATCGCAATGCTCATCTCCCCCCAAGCCCATTCTTACGCCCCCCTACCGGTTGCATATGCTCCGAGCGAAGTTTTAAAGCCTTCGGGACCAGCGCCGCAAAAGATTACAGGAACAATACGCTCCAGTAAACCACGTAGACAATCCCAACGCTTTGTCGAAAGCCTGTGAGCAACAACCCATCATGCCAACTTCTGCCCATGAGGGAAAAGGCATCTGTTATTCTCACCATTGTCTTGGGAAGCCCAACATCACTAGTGTTTCCCAAGAGTCGTTTGGGGGCGAGTGACTAGAAGACATCCATCCCGAAAAAGCTCCCATAAGTCACGCTCAGTATTGCCCTGGTCATAGCCAATATAGCATGGTTTGAATTGTCTCCGACCGCCATCCCGTAGACACTAAATAAACTTGGTCATCCTCATCAGGACCAAAGTGCTCGCCTGTACACCTATCCTAGTAGTAGTGAGTGACTAAATCAACCGTGGTAGAATTGATCTTATTGACCTGCTTTGAAACTGGTCGGGTCGATTATTTCCAAGTTATAGAGTTGAATCCGTGCTATTCCACGTCAAGAAATGGCAGTGCAGATCAAAATCGGAACTCACGGGGCTTGTCAATAATGCCCCAGAGTCAAGCACGGGCTATTGTTAGCAGAAAGCTATAGGTGAACTAGCATGATTAAGGGGTGGTATAGGCATCGTGGGGTCCACTTCAGGCAGAGCGAAGCACACCTCACGACGGCAGCAAAAGAACAGAACGCATTCAAGAATCGTCTATCGCCATGCAGTCGTGGCATGGACCAAGTGTAACGCTAACATTAAACCCCTGGTCCTGCTCCTCAACTAGTGAACGCAAAGCCTACTGGCGGAGGATTTCGAAATCCACATCAGATGGGGTCGACATTGGTGGAATCGGAACTCTTCTCTATGTACCGTGTATACTGGTTGGCGTTGGCTGGCCTAGCCTAGCCTTCTGAAACTAGGGCTGTGATTAGGGTGTGGTGTTCAGGATTGGCGATACCAAGGCTCTGCTCATTCTAGTGATTTCGATAGAACATATTGGAACGGAAGCATACCATTCGCATCTCCTACTTGATACTGATCCCCAGCCCTTACAACTTTGTGCTCCTAGCTTGATGAACAGACTGAATGTGGCATATGTCCAACGTACGGCACGCTGTGAAAGCTTGCGTTAGCGCAATCGTATGCACGTACATGGCGCATAAAATTGATACATGGAAGATCTGATGTGAGCTTAACCAGATGTCGAAATAGCCTGGTGCAAAGCGCTCAGGGATTCGGAACTGTTTTCCTAGGTCAGAGGTGGCTCCCTCAACATGGAAAGGCCGGGGGGGGGGACGAGATGTTCGTACTGCATAAAAGCCGCAGCCCCCTCCGTACAGAAGGAGCTCAGCAAGATACCATTCCATGCCTGAATACTCGAGCATATATTCTAACCCATAGACCTGTACGCCGTGCAGCAAGGGGATAAAAGCAGATGCACCGAGCGCTATGTAGGCGCCGACCCTCACTTTACGCCATCGCAACGTCCTGAACTTGGGTATGGAGATGAGAGCCGCGGTGGCAGATCCGCAAAATACAACCTAATGACCTGGTTAGCATGCTTCGAAGACTTGTCACCCTCGTACAACCGAGTGTGTAACTAATGGCCCGGGTGGCAAACAATAATCCAATGAATCTTCTGCAGAGTTGGTTCGCAGTTGAAGATATAGTAGATTCCAGGGATGAAAGTGCCAACGGTGACGATCACGATCCCTAGCAGATCCAGTCGGTGCCAGAATTGTTCCCTCTCATGTGAGAGACATCCCATGAGATGGTACATAGCGCTGAAAATCAGGCAGATCTCTGCGGAACAGAAGAAGACACTGAACATGATAAAATCGGTTCTTGTGACATCGATGTACTGTGGACCATGGATGGTTCGGAGAATGGCAGTCGCAAAGAGTGGCAGCAGCACAGCGCCGACCAAATGGGTTACACGTTGCAGGTCTCATTGTGCAAGAAAGTAAGACTTTTGATGACTTGTAgatcgtcttcttccaacGGGCGATAGCCGGCGAGGATGTACTTGTTGTCTTGCCGCCACTCAGGAATATCGTGCCACGTGAGAGTCCGGGATGTGGGTGATGGATTGGTCATGGGCTGCTTTGCGACTTTAGGATTAGTATTAGCTGTCTAAGCTACTTCTGCCCAGTTGCTTTTCTTTCactataatatagtatatagtagggaaaggcaaggaaagtaaaaaagtaggAGAAATAGAGGAAACAGAGACCTATCCTAGCTGCGCGGCAGAATTGCTAGCGAGCCCATTTGAACTCCCCAATCCTACAGTCTAAATTCAGCCCTACTCGAATTGATTTTATTGACCCGCTTTAAACCTAGTAGGGTTTGGCTATTGCCAGGATGTAGAGTTGATTTGACATTGTTCTATATACAGGAATAGGTATTTTGACCTAGCGCGACCGCAATTAAACGATCCTGGAGAAGTTCTATGGTACCAGAAGTAATGAAGGCACGATTTGTTGGCGCTAAAAAACAGGACAGCGTTACGGTGCGTCGTCAATCAAGAGTCTCAGTAGGGACAGGGTTGGGATGGCCGTAAATATCATGAAATTTCAGTCGTAGGTCAAACCACAATTAAAATTTCACAACAAATCCACCTTTGTCAAAGGTTACATGTAAGTAGAGTCAAATTAGAACGAGAAACTTAACTAACATGCTTTTATGTGTTTCTGGTATTTTAGATCAGAGCTGTGTAGCTATTTATACTTCCTTTCGCCTTCCCAGAGGTTTCCAACTCTAAACTAAACATTGCTCGGTAGGCACCTAGTAACTAATGACCAAATCAACTCTAGTAGAGTTTGTTTTACTGTCCGCTTATACAAGCAAGACGGATCACATCGACCGGGGTATTTCAAGACCATGTTCTTCATAGTCGCGAAGAAAGACATCCTTTGTCCGGATTCGTCAGCCTCGCCGCCCCCCTCCATGTCAGCTTTAATCATAGCCCATAGCTCAGTCCATTCGACCCATTCGAGAGCAACGTGCTTCGTCGGTTCATTGATCTGGTACAGAAGACTTGAAGTTAGCATTTCCACTTACACCCTCTCTAAGAAGTATCCGATTCGAGAAAGTGTGAAAGATACAAAGACATAAAAGAGGCAAGGTGGAGGCGACTCAAAGCAGAGATGCACTAACCTTAACTTCCTGGCTATGATTGACCTGTTCCACGACAAAGAATGTGCACCGCCATAGTTTTCCGTTTATGTCATCGTCGGTCATACCCCACGCTGGCTCATCACCGATGGGCTTGATGACTACATCCACCGCGAGTTCCTCCCTCATCTCACGCACGATACACTGCTCTGGTGTCTCGTCTGCTTCCAGGCCGCCACCCGGAAAGGACCAAGTGTCTGTAACTACAAGTTAATCCATGTTGCCATTATTTGAGTAGTGGCAGGCTGCCCCAGTACTGACCTGGGGGACCATTCTCTCGAACGTCCTTGTCTTTGCGCCGGCGGAGAATGATCAAAACCTTCGTACCGGAGCAAAGAATGCCCATGGTGCCATTGCTGGCCTTGACTCCATAGTTGGTATTGTGAGCGGTGTTGACGTACGGACCAGTAGACATAGTGGACGTTGGTGCGGAGTGGAACAAATCTAGGAACGATAGGAGGGTAAGATCCGTTAACCTGAGGTTTATTTGACAAAGGACATAAACGGACGTTGgaatgatgaggaagaaaggaCGACTGTTACAAAGTGAAGAATGATAAAAatggaaaaagaagagatggcAAACAATGGCGACTGGAATCCCTCTTATAGTGATCACCAGGCTGTCAACTACAACGTTTAGTCTAATCTGCCTTGGGCAGTGGTATGGAAGGTGGTGTGCCGATATGAGAAGAAGTGTGTGATGTGATAATGCCAGAGGTAGGATGACCCCAGGAAGACTAAACTACAAAAGGCAGTAAATGTTACATGGTTAAGGCTATGCCAAATTTACACGACTGAAAAAGCCCAATCTTAGGGCAGGACAGCAGACACCCGAGGGCTCCGCCTATATTCAAAGGCTGGAAAGCTCAGACCTTGTGGGAAATGTTCCCGGGTCTGTCCCTGACACTTATTGTTTGGGGCGACAGCCTGTTAGTTGTGCCCCGCGTAGTTTGGCAAACTTATTTCCtgttatatactatattgaTATCTCTTTATCTCTTAATATAgggtttttattaattatggTGTAATGTAAGAAATAGTTAATAGTATTAGATagcttaaaaagctaatGCTTACCCTACCCTAACTTTAGAAGACCTTCATAAATCAGTCATTTGCTCGCAATCCTCAATCTCTTTCAAACTCTTGTAATTCCCTGAGCTGCGCCTTCATAGCGAAACTAGCCTCATCCACTAATACAGAGAATATCGTAATAAATTCCTCGTCAGAATCTTCCAGGAACACACTAGAGCGCAATTAACCCCACTCTCGGTTTAGCGGTTCTCGAATAATGCGCTGAACCTAATACAGAGTGGATAGGTTAGTGATCCTCATACGATGTGGTTCTCATAGCAGCCCGGCCGTTTATGCTAGGGCACCTTCCAGGATTGCGCAGTTCAAGGACATTATTATCCTTCTTCAAGTCAAGAACCTAAGACGTCACCTAGGACAAGATGACGACACGATTTCGAAATTACTGGACCAGCGCTGTGGATCAGAGCTACACCACAGCAGAGCTGTACTTTGATATTGGGAAAGAAACTTGTCCCCGGCAGGCTTCTCAGTTATTTCTGATTGGTGCTTGATTACGCGCTGAGACAGGAAGCCGAGGGTTGGCTCAACAAGCTCATAGGCGGACAATGGAGTGAGTCCGCGAAGCGATATGGCTTGGGGACGTCGCTGATAGCTTAGTTCGTTTTCCACGTACTTCAATCGTTCTTTGGCTTCAATTAATCAATGAAGAACTAAAGTTATCCACATTCAATGATCAAACCAGATGTGGAAGTGTCGGTATGGGGAACTGAAGGTTCGGATTTTGTTTTAGCCGCTAATTTACGACTTCAGGCAATCAGGCACCTATGCTGGGGATATCAAGGACTTTGATTCGTCCAACGCGTCTCCTATTGTGCGCGGCATGACACCTTAACTACTAACCTTGAGACAATTCAACTATAAAAAGGATGTCTCGCCCTTTCTGCACTGAATTTAAATCTCCAATcactcttctcatcttctcaacCGACAATGTTATGTGAACTCCCGGTAGAGATTCTTTCGATCATTGCAGATAACATATCTTCTGTTACTACTTTGTTTTCGTTGATTCAATGCAACAAATACTTTTATGAAGCCCTTGGTACCTACCTTTTCATGAAAGATGTAGCTGGAGAAAACAAGGCTGTTCGTCATTATGTTCGACACAATGACAAACAGGATGCGATCTTACGTGTCTTGAGGATTGTCTTGGATTTCGGTGGCGAGATCGATCTACCATATGATACATTGCTTCGCCAAACTAGTCTTGACATTGACTATGGCGATTACGACGAGAcaggctggcggtccattccatttccatccacgcaGCCTCTTGTAGAATGGATGGGCGTCCATGTAGGCCCACCGtagatggaatggatggaaatggacgctaagagtgggcctgtggaatggatggacgtggaaatggaaatgcgtGGACGCTATAAAGGGACAGTACACGTGATCCTCCCACCTGTTGCCTCCCGGGCCTCCGCAAAGCTCATTTCAGCTAACACATCAGTCCCTGGCACCTTTAaatcctcaagaagcttctcagtgctcttaatatagcctccgcaatgccatgacctcaccgtcTGTGTCATCCCGATCGTACTAGCGTCCAGCCTAGCACGATCGTCACGAACCATTCGACCACACGTTGAGAAGAGCCTCTCAACATCGGCAGACATAGGAAGGACAGAGAGCACATCGAGAGCCATCTGTGACAGACGTGGATACTCTTCCCGTCTCTCATACCAATAGCTAATAGGATCTAGGATATTCTGGTCGGACTTGTGGACGTCACGGAACCAATCGCTGTATTCGTCGCCAACAGCATGTGTAGAACTGCTAGCCGCGTCCTCGGCTTGTAACAAGGTAGTCATCGATGAAGGTGGTTGTAATAGAGTCGGCGcctgacgagattcttcacgATACTCGTCAAAGGGATTCCGATATATGCGCCGTTTCATCGTGACCGGCTCGCCGCGTTCTCGATCTCGAGAGATAATTCGCGGCTCGTAGTGAGACCGGTATAGTTCTTCTACAAGGGACTTTGCAGTTTGGATCCAGTCTAGACGGTCTGCCCACACGTCCTCGAAATATCCCCAACGATACGCTGGATGAAGTGCAATGGCGGCATAATAAACCGGCGTCTCGTCAAGCCGCGAGTagtacttgtcaagctttttCCAACAGAGGTTAATGTTAACCTTGAAGTGCTCGGGATCGGGATATCGATGGGCAGCAGCCTTATATACCTCCATtttgccaagaagatatTCATAGCCAAGCAGGGCATCCCACGGGCACCCACCTGAAGAATACGCCTGCGGACGGTACTGTGGGTAATATGCGCTTCGGTTGTCTTCACGAGTGGATTAAGATATTCGAAAGCGGCGCGGAGGTATGGATCTTCACTTTGTCGGAAAGAAgagttgctgttgatgatccACGAGACTACCAAACGCTGGAAGTCTAGCCGATCAAAACGGCCAATGATCTGGTTTGCGATCTGCTGCTCTCGCGCGTCACGGGtattcaacttcatcatctcggcaATATTCCTCGATGGTGtcttctcctttgctttgctaGGCGGCTTCCGTCTTCCGGAAGGGTCGCAGACCTTGTGGTCATTCCAGAGATGAATCTCCGCGTTCTGCGTACCGCTCGAGGCCGCCGAATGAGGGTTTGGCCTGCGACTGTCAACACAGACCTTGCAAACCCATCGCCGCTTTGTATCGTCATcgctcttctcgatatcgtagccgaATTGCCATATCCACGACGATGTAGACGCACAGCGTTGGAGATGTATGTATTCTTAGCTTCAGAGCCCTCTGGGGGCTGGCCTgccgggcgtaatagacttgtgtgtgtgtgtgtgtgtgtgtgtgtgtgtgtgtgtgtactCGCAGTTGTAGATACAGTCTAAAAGCTAGACTCACAGGTGTCCGAACCATCACATAGATCGGTTGGTCGAATCACCCGTCAAGATTAGGGGTGTttctcctctctttctctttctccctctctctccTTCCCTCCCTCTTTACACCTTGAGAACTAGTCGAGATATTGGGTCGGCCACCTCCCGATACGTGTTGCGCTTTCCATCTTGCTTCACGGGACAAGCGACTTTCACACTGTTTAGGCTTCGTAAGCAGCTGTGAGGTTTGGTGTTCCATTTCAGGTCTATACTCACTGCGCGTTCCCAATCCTGAGAATCCATGAGCCAGCCGGCGGGCGCCCCGATGGTGACAAGCCATTGTTCCTTGAAAGGGTCGAAACATTTGAACCGACAAGGGACGCCATATGCTTCGACGTATTTGGCGATTCCATTATGTAGAGAGCGCAACCATTTTCGGAATGTCGCTCTCCCATCCTCGATCCCACTCCCACCCTCGAACTTTAGGGCATAGTCAGTTATCGGGCAGTGTGGGGTAAAGCGGCCACGACCCAGACGTACCTCTCTAATGTTGCGGCTTATCGCGCCAGAAGGTCGAGGCTCCACACCAACCCATGACGAGCAGCCCAGGTCCCAAAAGCACAAGTCTACAGCAATGTCGTCGAACCTCGCAAGCCTGGCCGCTTTTCGTAGCAGGGCGGTTCCGTCAACGAAAGCCTCTCTCATGCTGAAGCGTTTGCCGGGATTCCACTTCTTGACTCTCCGCCGCCTTGTTCGTCGCACGGCCGAATGAACAGCCCGTTCCTCCTGTGGTGAGGTAGTATCGAGGCCAGGATGCTCAAGCTGTTGTTGCGTGGCATGCTGCACAGTATTGCAGTGAGTCTGCGCCAGGTCATGAGTGCTCATTGTGTCAAGGCTCGATTGCTCGCAGCTATGAGCAGATCCCAAGATAAAAATTGGCTCGAGCACAAATGGAATCGTTTTGTACGTTTTTGGACGACAGGCCCCAGTCGCCTCCAGAAACACTCAATGCCGGCGACTTTTGGATTTTTGGACTTGGTGTTCACGTGcagttggttacctagttggttacctagttgacATATAGCAAAAGGAGCCCAATTTGGCTGCTCCTCGTCAAAATCTAGCGTGGGCAGCCATGGCCGTCCTAAAATTGCCGATATACCCTGTGGAATCATCGTGTCTAATGGTCAATCCTCGGGATAGTATACATACGTGAGCATTCAGGTCGAAACCGGACGGAGTACCACGCGTTCAAGAACGTCGCCAAATCGCACATATTCGGCCACACAACCTTGTTGTGGAAGCCGAGATTGGCCGCCTCCAGTTTTGGATACTCACCCACGCATACAGCGGACGCTACAGGCCTTATTGTCACTCACAGTGGCAATCAGGAGCATGTCGAACTAACGGCTGAAACTGGACAAACGCCAAAAGCTACCGTTGCCGATTTGGGACGGCATGAGCCTGCTTATGGCCAAATTTATCCGTCAGAGCCGAAGCCCGCACGTCGCTACGAGTCTACAACGCGGACCGATCAAGCCTACCTACACGGAGCGCTCGCGCCTCAACGCATCTCCTCAATCGTCTTACGGCACGACCCAGACCTACGCATGGGAACTACATCATAGATATATGGAAAAGACAGTAACAAAAAAACtacgaaaaaaaaactaagaaaaaaaactaagaaaaaaaaactaagaaaaaaaaactaagaaaaaaaaactaagaaaaaaactatctctgaccgacttgggtggtgggagctttgctctaccgatcttcacctgcgggagtttgtattatatctctgaccgacttgggtggtgggagctttgctctaccgatcttcacctgcgggagtttgtattgtatctctgaccggctctgcgggagtttgtatatctctgaccgactctgcgggagtttgtatgtctctgaccgactctgcgggagtttgtatgtctctgaccgactctgcgggagtttgtattgtatgtatctctgaccgactctgcgggagtttgtattatatctctgaccaacttgggtggtgggagctttgctctaccgatcttcacctgcgggagtttgtattgtatctctgaccggctctgcgggagtttgtattgtatctctgaccggctctgcgggagtttgtatatctctgaccgactctgcgggagtttgtatgtctctgaccgactctgcgggagtttgtattatatctctgaccaacttgggtggtgggagctttgctctaccgatcttcacctgcgggagtttgtattgtatgtatctctgaccgactctgcgggagtttgtatgtctctgaccgactctgcgggagtttgtattatatctctgaccgactctgcgggagtttgtatgtctctgaccgactctgcgggagtttgtatatctctgaccgactctgcgggagtttgtattgtgtctctgaccgacttgggtggtgggagctttgctctaccgatcttcacctgcgggagtttgtattatatctctgaccgacttgggtggtgggagctttgctctaccgatcttcacctgcgggagtttgtattatatctctgaccgacttgggtggtgggagctttgctctaccgatcttcacctgcgggaaTCTCCGATCGACTTAGAGTGTCGGGAGCTCTGCTTCGACCGACTTTCACCTGCGATGaagtggaaaagaaaaaggaactaAACAAGATTGCTGATAAGAAAGTGCTttaaagaaacagaaaaaagtAGTGGCGCTAAATCGAATCCAGTTAGAATGATTACGTGATGAGCACAAAAGCTGTCAAGAATCGGCCGCTTCTACGGATACTCGTCTAGCCGCTTTAGGCTATCCTGGGCCGCATAATCAATCGTGCTGCACTTTTTTGGACTTTTCACACAAGATGTCATTTACTATAACGTCACCGATCAAACAATCGCCAGTAACCGGGAACTATCTGGCTTGTCGTCCCATTTTGTCCAGTTCAATCAAAGAAGCCGATTTTGGAGAGAATGGCATGCGGGCGACAGCTCGTCTTTCCCAGTTGTCATGTTTCCTAAGGCcgtgaagatcatgcctAGCGGCAACATGTAACGTAACGTAAAGAGCTATTCCACGAAGTCGCACGGCGATTATGAATGCTAAAAGTTTATCCGGAAATGCCATTTACTTGTTATGGAGCTGATTATGGGGGGAGATATCTGCCGCACGTCATGGGATCGAATAGACCCGACATGATCGTAAATCACTTGCTCCTACCCATACTCCACGATAGATCATAACTTAGAAGAGTGCAAGGAGATGTCACAACTCTGGCTAACAGTGCGACTGGCTATTGCTGTCTCGTTGCTACAGTAGGGTGCGGGTTCACCGTCAGTAGCCCTTCATCATAATTTTCTTGAATTGACTCAAAGCAGACTAGCTGCGGCGCTAATCCTAGTGACAGATGACGCTAGTGGGGTCATTGTTCTGTTGTTTACTAACAGCATTCTGATCAGCATCAAGGAATTAAAGCGAGGATGGAAATCACCTCGAGTCGGATGAAGGGATAGTTACTAACGAAAAGATCTATCACATGATTGAAGCTATAATAGGCTGGTCTGAATATTGGTACCCTATCCCGGACCGCCGACAAAGCAAGAGACAATTATGGCTGAGAGATGGTGGGGTACATTCTGGCTCGGGCTATGCATGGGTCGTTCGTCACACTAGTCAGTCCATCTTGGGACACTTTTCATAAAAGCACGATAAAAAAACAGCTGACGGTGAACCCGCACCTCACTGTACTGTCCCTTTCACAAGTCGCAGAGAGACCATTCAACCGGGCAAgtggccatcatgatcacgGCCAGATTCGTCCTTCTCCAGACCCAGCGAGCAATCTGGGAAGAACGCATACAGAAGGCTCCCTATTGCCCCCCGCCACCACGAAGtcacaaggaggagaaggctctCGTAGACGTccaaaatgccttcaacaaaGGCGGAAGGCTTGCTCGCTTTAGTACATACCTAGATAAGCGTGTCTTATGGTCAGGGATTCAGGGGGCGCTTCCGTCAACAAAAGCCCCTCTCATGCTGAAGCGTTTGCCGGGATTCCGCTTCTTGGCTCTCCGCGGCCTTCTGCGTCGCACGGCCGGACGAACAGCCCGTTCCTCCTGTGGTGACAGGCCCCAGTCTCctccagaaaaaaaagaagaaaaaaagacggtgatttttggacttttggaaCTTGGTGTTCCCCTAcagttggttacctagttggttacctagttggttacctagttggttacctagttggcaTAAAGCAAAAGGAGCCCAAATTAGCCGTTCTTCGTCAGGATCTAGCGTGGGCAGCCACGGCCGTCCTAAAGTTGCCGATATGCCCTGTAGAATCATCATATCCAATGGTCAATCCTCGGGAAACCCATGATAGAGGTGGGTCCAATGTTTGCTAGAGCCAACACCTCTTTCGAATCCCTGGTTGTGAATTCGATTTCACGATGCCGTTGTCAATCTTGTTGTTCAGCGTCCTATTTCTGCCTTCCGTTCTTCCGTAAATTGCTTGCCCCCACCTAGTGTCGACCGCTCAGCGCTGAGGTTACATCGGTAATGGCGATCGACTTATCATGTATTGAACCCATATCATGTGATACAGGAACGGCCCAAACGGACTTTTGATCGCCGATCTAGTGGCCAGGTAGCCGGGCCTTGAGCTCTTGGCGGCACATTTCTGCCGCTGTAGGATGCTAGcttgtatagggtagtctGTAGTTTCATAGCCAAATGACCCAGTTCGATGCGCGACTAAATTTTCTACAATTTATCGTAGTTGccaacagcaatggctgCCTTGAAAACCCTATAGGAGGGAATTGCTGGGCGACTGTTTTGCGTTTTACTGTATCGCACGGCTCCACTCTGTCGCCATGAATTTTACCCTCAAGAGTAGCCAAAGCGGCTTGTAGGTCCACTTTtccttttactttttttttttatttttactttttattttatttt
Proteins encoded in this region:
- a CDS encoding uncharacterized protein (TransMembrane:5 (o6-26i38-56o68-85i97-119o131-148i)); protein product: MFSVFFCSAEICLIFSAMYHLMGCLSHEREQFWHRLDLLGIVIVTVGTFIPGIYYIFNCEPTLQKIHWIIVVFCGSATAALISIPKFRTLRWRKVRVGAYIALGASAFIPLLHGVQVYGLEYMLEYSGMEWYLAELLLYGGGCGFYAVRTSRPPPRPFHVEGATSDLGKQFRIPERFAPGYFDIWLSSHQIFHRAL